Within the Medicago truncatula cultivar Jemalong A17 chromosome 4, MtrunA17r5.0-ANR, whole genome shotgun sequence genome, the region GTGATATGATAATAGCGGTGCAGATTTTTTCTGACTGCTAAGCTAATGAGGAGGTGCATTAGAAATAATTTTTGGCAAAAAGATGTATTAGAAATAATTGATAACcattaaaatattgttatgtcatttgataaaaaaaaacccatttttttaCCAACAAGTTGCAACAGCCAGCTTCCAAGAAAAAGGCAAGTTGTGCATCATGGGAAAGGATTCACctcacccaccctaaatgccatcCCAAAAGACATAACGCAAAACAATGCTTACCTTTACCGGGTCTTTTGCTAAAATCAAGTGTAATATCTATACTTATAGGTTTAATATCAAATATGTGGCTAGCCTAAGATTTGTTCTAAACTGTTCCATAAAGTATTGTGAATTTTGAGTTTTAGagtatttcaaaagttatttaAATGTTATCCTTGTTCTATAAGACATAATATAGacttcctccgtccctatatataagacccttttgtcaaaatcatgggaattaagatagtggatatgtgtattaaagttgtttgtaatcactattgtttttacaattttatcctttaagaaagaaagttagtttatgttttcaacatgttatttattgttgattgaagaaaaagatgtataataaataggggcatgtatgtaaagaaataattaatgtagttgaaaataacaaaagagtcttataaaaagggacaaaaaaaattctcaaaagggtcttataattagagacggaggGAATACACTATATTAACAAGCATGTTGATAGTTACCATAAACCATACCGTACAATTCTCAATTTTATCTTGACGATTTGCAATTGTTAGATGCTTAATGTCATGGACTTTTGCATATGAATAACTTAGTTATGCAGAGAATCTTGTGTTGTGTGTAGTTTTGagtttgtgttattttttttattgagaaatttatgaaaaatatattatgggTTATCAattgtattaaaataatacaatgaaatttaataaaatttatttatgtgaaaACATATATCTATGgagatttattttttccattgtGAGAatgttttcacatttttttttagagatgagATTGTTTTCacttaaaaattattcaaatagatctgtaaaaaaaaactaaatatagtGTTATATTTATCCAATGTGGATAAATATAACAATTAGACATGTAAAATTTACTTGAAAATATAGGTTAAATATAGTGTTATATTCATGCGAAAATCTTCTAAGCTCCTAAAAAATAATGGATATAACATAAACACTACTTAAACATAAAATAGTCAAAATCTTTGACATTAATATGAACATAAATCGGTCATTaagtataaaaaacaaaatgttttttttttgtaagaatgAATATATCCTATTTATATTGTTATAGACTACAATCAAAATTCGTTATATTGTTAGGGATgcaaaacttatttaactcaatctataatttgatttaatttttctttgcaGAGATGTTGTCATTTAGAATTTGTCAAAGTAGACTTGGTGAATATGTTACGGAAGATAAGGAtaaaatttgattaacttttggAATACTCTAAACCTAAAATTCACAACAATTATTAACCGTGGTTTCATTTCTCATCGCCATCTCCTTCCGGATCTGACTCTCCATACTCAGTTTTCAACCTTCAAATGAGGGAGTGAGGAGAGCGGGACAAAACTCGGTGTGAAAATTCgtaaatgttttcattttttatcaatGATTAAATCGAACCGTGTTTTTTGTGTGCCCCATTTAGGGATGGTGAAAAAAATCGACACCCGTGGATATCCGTGGATAAAATCTACATATACCTTAATGAATGtccacatttaaaataaatggatatTTCGACTATCCGTTATTTAATGGATACAAATGTGGGTTCGGTAGTATATGCACATGTGGATATCCTGATCCGCTATTAAACTAAGTAAATTACACAAATAACATTACCATCATTTCAACTTCAGTGAAAAAAccataatacttttttttttgagcaaaaaaaaaccataatactATACAATATTATTATGTGACACTTCAATTCTCCTCTAAAACAAATTAACCTATAATATTaccatttatttatgtttttttttttaaatcaaggaACTTTGTTCTTGTTAAatctcattaatttttttttttttgtgttagaAATGAAATGTatggataatttttttgaaagatgtagggatatttttattgtaatatatgaatattattaaattttgataaaaaagaaaatgaatgtgataaacttttgttgttaaattttaggtaattagtatttattttatttttttataaaaaaacatgatatctATACACACTTGTGGATACTTTAAAATTCGTGAATTATCCGCTTGATGAATATTTGCATGAATATGGAGAGAGCACAAATGTCATAGTTATCCAATGAAGAAGTGAACATGAATATCATACTATATGTGTCCGAAAATATCCATCTAAATGCCTAGCTTCATCCTACAAACCGCCGCATTAACGTTTATAGGAAgtacaagaaaaaaattaggtaaaAATTGATTCCTAGTTTTGAAGATGTCAAAGTTGTTGGGTGACATTTAATGGTGACAATGTTAAGTTGTTTTGGGAATATATTGGGCAAATAGATACTATGTGGTTGTGGTGTTTAGTTcggaaaaataaattttttgtttgtgtgaATTGAATATTCATCGTGTGTTAtgttaacaacaataataattatattagttatttatcAAGTGTGAGCcttaattgattagtgatcaaattaagtaataaagttattaaattttcaatgagataattaattaaagggTTTTGTTTAAGCATCtcaaatttagtaattattcttttgaaaagtcaactattacaatttccaatgcaatcAACACacaacttttcattaaaaatttactatttaaagtgtttaaagagtgccacaggggcactcgttaacattttccttaattaaatatttaattaattggtATGGATCCAATGAGTAATGTCTGGATGACCCATTAGAGAGGCTATGGTCCCCAGTACACCGTACACGGTAAAACTCTCTCTAAGAGAAGTTGAGGCATAAATGTACCGGTTGAGTAAGAACCAAACCAATCGTCGCTAACTTTGTTCTTTGTTTCATATCACCTCTCCTTAATACGACATGTGTATGGTTGATGAATGTTGAGAGGGCTTCCATGAACGCTATATCCAGGTATTCCtaataccctaattcttaatCTTCTtgataaatcaataaattaaacatGTCGTACATccgatcataatcatttcaatgtTTTGATTGCTTCCACTATTAATTCATAGTTGCTAAGCATGTTTCATGTTTTTAATAAGACCTGTATTTATTCTCTTAAAAGATTTAACGTGTTGTATTCAAATCCACAACTTTTGATTTAGCTGTATTGAAAGAGATCTTTCAGTGCAAATGGCAAAAACTTTGATATATGTCAATTGTTAGGTGTATCCAACCAAATGTGCCACAAAACGAACGATTGTTGTATATTATTAATACGCATCTTCAAGTCATCTAAGCAAAAATAGACATATAACTAGAGATTACCAAAAAAGAGAGCATGGTCAATCCACTAAACCTCACTTCCAGctcatttttcttcatcttcacatTGATCATCCTCTATGTGGCCTACACCTTCCAAAAACtcgaaccaaatcaaaccaacaTGCTCTTCTACATTCACGACCACTTCACCGGTGAAAACACGTCGGCAGTCACCGTTGCCGGTATAAATGGACCCAACTTTAATATCCAACACTTCGGCACCGTGGCAATAATCGATGATCCAGTAACAGAGGGACCCGCAATGGATTCAACACTCCTTGGCAGTGCTCAGGGCGTGTACGTAAATTCGCAGCTTGATAGCAAAGCAGTGTACATGGTTTTCTCAGTGATATTCACTTCTGGTAAGTACATAGGAAGCACATTGGAGATGCAAGGATATAGTTTATATACAACAAAGGAAAGAGAATTTGGGATTGTTTCTGGCACAGGTTATTTTCGGTTTGTTAAAGGGTATGCGGTTATGGAAACACAGTCCGTGGATTTAGCTACACTGCGAACCACTTTTAAACTCAATGTAACAATCAAACATTATTAGGAAAACTTCATGAGTGGCTCTTCTACAACTGGATTATAGTGTTGCAGTTgtatttcaattcaaatttgcaGATGTTATGAAACTTTTATAATGAATATTGAGTTATGATCGTTAGATTCACTACTTAATTATgtagttaattaattagttacTCCTGATTTGAAGAAATTTAGAAATATCACCATATATATAGCTTGAAGAGTAtgattacataaaaaaaattactaaaaaagaGTATGAGTTTCAACCACTGCAAAATGGACTCTTTGGAGTTAGTTTTGATGTATCACTCACTCTAATGCAATCCACGTAATTAAGAATGGAGGCTTTACATTATCAATAAATTCGCAACTTGACGGCAAAGTCTTGTACAATGAGATGACAGGAACTCTTGTGTGGGCATAAGAATTAGCATTCTCACAAAAAAGACTAACGGCAAAGCCTTATTTGGATTAGTGAGTGTGTCACAAACATGCAATAAATAATAGTTAAACAAAAGGCAAACACCATCTATATGTTAACCTATTATCTTCTAATCATTTTTTCTCACCCAATTGTATTTTGGCAATGAAAAGATGTTTTTTCAACCTTTGCCGACCGTCTAACCTTATTGGATTAGATTCAGTCCGTGGCCTAATATAGTTGGCAAATTAGACTGAAAGAAATCATACCTCTTGTCTGAAGGACAATATCAAATCATCTTAGTACTCTTGCTTTACCTTGACAGCAATGTCTTTCAAAAACATGAATATTAGCTGATACCAGAGTTGCAATCACCAAAATCTAGTTTATCAACATGTAAAAGATGCATTCTAACAATGTTAGGCTTTAGAGTAGCCAAACACATTTCACAGGCCTACCAGAAATAAGCAAAGTATAAAATTCACAATAACCACCGAAGATCGGGAAGATAGCTCAGAGGTTTTTCTATCTTTTGGAGAGTATACATGTTTGAACAGCTTCTTTCGTGTTGTTCAAAAAGGAGAAAATTAATGTGAAGGATAGCACAATCACCAAAGCTTCTTACCGTCATTTTTTAGGcattaataataatttggaGAAAAGTAAATTCgatgaaaataattataaacaaaagaaTGAATGGACAAACTTGGAAAAATACTTGATGTTTTTTAACTTTAGTGACTTTGATGtatttaattgataaataagagagataaagacaaAGTCATTTAActcaaaatcatcaattgaaacaaacccacaaaattGTGTTCATGTGGGATGGCAATGCGGGTCAACCCGCAACGTTTAGGCCTAACCCGTTATTTGCATGCCAAAAATAGGGTCGGGTGGGCCAACCTAAGGTGACGGCCTCAATAATACACTCCGCCCCACCAAGTGGCGGACTAACGGGTTTGCGGGCAGGTCcgtctaacaatttttttttcaaaatatttttttgtgactatgttattaaaataatatgttactgctataaaaagtcaa harbors:
- the LOC11409049 gene encoding pterocarpan synthase 1 is translated as MVNPLNLTSSSFFFIFTLIILYVAYTFQKLEPNQTNMLFYIHDHFTGENTSAVTVAGINGPNFNIQHFGTVAIIDDPVTEGPAMDSTLLGSAQGVYVNSQLDSKAVYMVFSVIFTSGKYIGSTLEMQGYSLYTTKEREFGIVSGTGYFRFVKGYAVMETQSVDLATLRTTFKLNVTIKHY